A DNA window from Bacteroides cellulosilyticus contains the following coding sequences:
- a CDS encoding energy transducer TonB, giving the protein MKILVLKNARYCFCMFFLTITVIGCTGKSSKQADVKTVLSDTLTDEASTTVLEEKGYTIDSSRKEKKPVTADSQQNKPPQSNIVESKEIDLNKIYEESEVVRAFPSLNNSQLLDFISKHFKYPDIEPVSGKGRVDLIVERDGAVSDVIIVKGIHPAIDKEFIRVLKLLPKFTPGRINETPVRSKYGAPINASAM; this is encoded by the coding sequence ATGAAAATATTAGTACTTAAGAATGCACGGTATTGTTTTTGTATGTTTTTCCTCACAATTACAGTAATAGGTTGTACCGGAAAATCAAGTAAGCAAGCAGATGTAAAAACAGTTCTATCAGACACGTTAACAGATGAGGCTTCTACAACAGTTCTTGAAGAAAAAGGTTATACTATTGATAGCAGCAGAAAAGAGAAAAAGCCGGTAACTGCTGATTCTCAACAGAACAAGCCCCCCCAAAGTAATATAGTTGAGTCAAAAGAGATAGATTTGAATAAAATCTACGAAGAGTCTGAAGTGGTAAGAGCATTTCCTTCTTTAAATAACTCCCAACTTCTTGATTTTATCAGTAAACACTTCAAATATCCAGATATAGAGCCTGTTAGCGGCAAAGGAAGGGTTGACTTGATCGTAGAAAGAGATGGCGCCGTTTCAGATGTGATAATCGTTAAAGGCATACATCCTGCTATAGATAAAGAATTTATCAGAGTACTTAAATTATTACCCAAATTTACTCCAGGCAGGATAAACGAAACCCCGGTACGTTCTAAATACGGAGCACCTATAAATGCCAGTGCTATGTAA
- a CDS encoding TIGR04149 family rSAM-modified RiPP, translating to MKKLKKISLQNLAQDEMAEREQNMLKGGACACISVCLCSYAGPQQGPNDSYYGGSSTHANGNANDSQSTSSNSN from the coding sequence ATGAAGAAACTTAAAAAAATTTCTTTGCAGAATCTTGCTCAAGACGAGATGGCAGAAAGAGAACAAAACATGCTTAAAGGTGGGGCTTGTGCTTGCATTAGCGTATGTCTCTGCTCCTATGCTGGTCCTCAACAAGGGCCTAATGATTCTTATTATGGAGGATCATCTACGCATGCTAATGGAAATGCCAATGATTCACAAAGTACATCTAGCAACTCCAATTGA
- a CDS encoding radical SAM peptide maturase translates to MKEERMNDRFQLVDANQIEHNLIHLKQLVFEVTDACNLRCKYCGYADFYQGYDERINKMLPFKKAQLIIDYLHDLWRKSYVKGTSFPISISFYGGEPLLNVPLIKQIISYLESLDFVGKKYFYNMTTNAMLLDKYMDFIVEKDIRLLISLDGDEEGQSYRVDHTGRNSFSRVIHNIKLLQEKYPDYFDKLVQFNAVLHNRNSVEATYRFIKDNFNKSPRIAPLNNSGIKDDKKKEFINTYKNVSESLKQAHNCEALEAEMFISAPDIHQLANYIFFETNNVYNTYNELFLDKNKLTVFPTGTCTPFSKKMFITVNGKIIPCERIDHDFAVGFIHDEYIDLNYEYVADRHNHFVQKYNKQCSVCALYKNCMQCVYQIDDIRTNETKCLSFCPMKSWTHNATKQLIYLRKHPGAYQRILNEVSIRS, encoded by the coding sequence ATGAAAGAAGAAAGAATGAATGATAGGTTTCAATTAGTTGATGCCAATCAGATAGAACATAATCTGATACACTTGAAGCAATTGGTCTTTGAGGTTACCGATGCTTGCAATTTAAGATGCAAATATTGCGGCTATGCAGATTTCTATCAGGGATATGATGAACGGATAAATAAAATGCTTCCTTTTAAAAAAGCACAATTAATCATAGATTATTTACATGATTTATGGAGAAAAAGCTATGTAAAAGGAACTTCTTTTCCCATATCAATTAGCTTTTATGGAGGAGAGCCATTGCTGAATGTACCGTTAATCAAACAGATTATATCTTATTTGGAATCACTCGACTTCGTAGGAAAAAAGTATTTCTACAACATGACTACAAATGCGATGTTGCTTGATAAGTATATGGATTTCATTGTAGAAAAAGATATTCGTTTACTTATTAGTTTGGATGGCGATGAAGAAGGACAAAGTTACAGGGTTGACCATACCGGTCGTAATTCTTTCTCGCGAGTTATTCACAACATCAAATTATTACAAGAAAAATATCCGGATTATTTTGATAAGTTAGTTCAATTCAACGCTGTTTTACATAATAGGAACAGCGTTGAAGCGACCTATCGCTTTATTAAAGACAATTTTAACAAATCCCCCAGAATTGCCCCTCTAAACAATTCAGGTATTAAAGATGATAAAAAGAAAGAGTTTATAAATACTTATAAAAATGTTTCTGAAAGCCTCAAACAAGCGCATAACTGCGAGGCTTTAGAAGCTGAAATGTTCATAAGCGCTCCTGATATACATCAGTTGGCCAATTATATTTTCTTTGAAACCAACAATGTATATAACACTTATAACGAATTGTTTCTAGATAAAAATAAATTAACCGTTTTTCCTACAGGAACATGTACTCCTTTCTCTAAAAAAATGTTTATTACAGTAAACGGGAAAATCATCCCTTGCGAACGTATAGACCATGATTTCGCTGTAGGATTCATACACGATGAATATATTGATTTGAATTATGAATATGTTGCAGATAGACATAACCATTTTGTACAAAAATATAACAAACAGTGCAGTGTTTGTGCTTTGTACAAGAACTGCATGCAATGTGTATATCAAATTGATGATATCAGAACAAACGAAACAAAGTGCCTGAGTTTCTGTCCGATGAAGTCATGGACTCACAATGCTACAAAGCAGCTAATTTATTTGCGAAAGCATCCGGGAGCTTATCAAAGGATTTTAAATGAGGTATCTATAAGATCATAG
- a CDS encoding 6-bladed beta-propeller, which yields MKNIKGFKVAVALYTVLVTASCSTSPKGDGTLTFVESNENALTVCHFDQVKNTININLSELVEDLKIIRFENTDNAFFKSCNLCITDHYIGIRQSESLPFLLFDHNGKLKCQVGAIGNGPGEYSQTIYDEAINEKTGEIYLSFFFSLPKVLVYNTDGKFVREIVTKEKLSKPKVEVDDNGDITIIHMPFTYNKEKFLATVYNKNGLFKQELKPTPNFLQENFNQDIFAYHNVPEFSFWLSSCDTLFHYDKNANKIYPKFKMDFGKVSETPLHIYNELPGYYLTAMLWDKGIIAVNKEKQTSNYARLINDFFGHMEAPMFNFSNGWFYQMFEPGRLITQIEKRLADSDCSAEDRKQLETMLESIDEEGNNILFMGKLKQKGK from the coding sequence ATGAAGAATATAAAAGGATTTAAAGTCGCAGTAGCCTTATATACAGTTTTAGTAACGGCAAGTTGCAGCACTTCCCCTAAAGGTGACGGCACATTGACATTTGTCGAGTCTAATGAGAACGCACTGACTGTTTGTCACTTTGATCAAGTAAAAAATACCATTAATATTAACTTAAGCGAATTGGTGGAAGATCTCAAAATCATACGCTTTGAAAATACAGATAACGCTTTCTTCAAAAGCTGTAACCTATGTATTACGGATCATTACATAGGTATTCGCCAATCTGAGAGTCTGCCTTTCTTACTTTTTGACCACAATGGAAAATTAAAATGCCAAGTCGGAGCTATAGGAAATGGTCCGGGGGAATATTCACAAACTATTTATGATGAAGCTATTAATGAAAAAACTGGAGAAATATATTTATCCTTTTTCTTTTCTTTACCCAAGGTTTTAGTGTATAATACTGACGGAAAATTTGTACGCGAAATTGTCACCAAAGAAAAACTGAGCAAACCGAAAGTAGAGGTGGATGACAATGGAGACATAACCATTATTCACATGCCTTTCACATACAATAAGGAAAAATTCCTCGCTACCGTATATAACAAAAACGGTTTATTTAAACAAGAACTAAAGCCTACTCCTAACTTTTTGCAGGAAAACTTCAATCAAGATATATTTGCTTACCATAATGTTCCTGAATTCAGCTTCTGGCTGTCCTCCTGCGACACACTTTTCCACTATGACAAGAATGCTAACAAAATCTATCCCAAGTTCAAGATGGATTTTGGTAAAGTGTCCGAAACTCCACTGCACATTTATAATGAGTTGCCCGGCTATTATCTGACTGCCATGCTATGGGACAAGGGTATTATAGCAGTGAATAAAGAAAAGCAAACTTCAAATTACGCCCGACTGATAAATGACTTTTTCGGGCACATGGAGGCTCCAATGTTCAATTTCAGTAACGGATGGTTCTATCAGATGTTTGAGCCGGGACGTCTAATTACTCAAATAGAAAAACGCCTTGCCGACAGCGACTGTTCTGCCGAGGATCGCAAACAGTTGGAAACAATGTTGGAATCCATTGATGAAGAAGGCAATAACATCTTGTTTATGGGCAAACTAAAGCAAAAGGGGAAATGA
- a CDS encoding HlyD family efflux transporter periplasmic adaptor subunit encodes MGEDNIHKEIELRSEEVQEVMNHIPPSILRYGISVLLGILLILLIGSTFFNYPDSVEAEMTLTTQAPPAYIIAKTAGRIEQLYVTNKQAIHEKDIIGVIQNTATTEDIFYLQENLKAWKAQGSQIEQTDILFFHRIPELGDTQTAYSSCMLAWDNYLQHMKEDRIYETELLNTIASLQVALSEWEKNYLLVSPVNGTVAFMQPWEMSQTVESGETMFVVIPQNATRPIGKALLPMDGIGKVKTGQRAIIRFPAFPEQEFGFIEGKVVSISPVPDQEGYYVLEISLPHNLKTNYGKELPLIKTIKGTASIVTKEKNLLERLLNLKL; translated from the coding sequence ATGGGAGAAGACAATATACATAAGGAAATTGAACTGAGAAGCGAGGAAGTGCAGGAAGTGATGAATCATATCCCACCATCTATTCTCCGCTATGGCATTTCCGTCTTACTGGGCATCTTGCTCATACTCTTGATTGGCAGCACATTTTTCAACTATCCGGATTCGGTAGAAGCAGAAATGACACTTACCACGCAAGCACCGCCTGCATACATCATCGCCAAAACAGCAGGAAGGATAGAGCAACTGTATGTAACGAATAAGCAGGCTATCCATGAAAAAGACATTATCGGTGTAATACAAAATACCGCCACAACAGAAGACATATTCTACTTACAGGAAAACCTGAAAGCATGGAAAGCACAAGGTTCGCAAATTGAGCAGACGGACATTCTGTTTTTCCACAGAATCCCTGAGTTGGGAGATACACAAACGGCCTATTCTTCCTGTATGCTTGCCTGGGACAATTATCTGCAACACATGAAGGAAGACAGAATCTATGAGACGGAACTTCTGAACACCATAGCCTCCCTGCAAGTAGCATTGTCTGAATGGGAAAAGAACTATCTGTTGGTAAGTCCGGTAAACGGTACGGTAGCCTTCATGCAACCATGGGAAATGAGCCAAACCGTTGAAAGTGGTGAAACCATGTTCGTAGTCATTCCTCAAAATGCAACAAGACCCATAGGAAAAGCTCTTCTCCCAATGGATGGAATCGGCAAGGTAAAAACAGGACAACGGGCAATCATCCGCTTCCCCGCGTTTCCGGAACAAGAGTTCGGCTTCATAGAAGGAAAGGTTGTTTCAATATCTCCGGTACCTGACCAAGAAGGATATTATGTACTGGAAATATCTTTGCCACACAATCTGAAAACAAACTACGGAAAAGAACTGCCATTGATAAAAACCATCAAAGGCACAGCCTCCATAGTGACAAAAGAGAAAAACCTACTTGAAAGATTATTGAATCTAAAACTGTGA
- a CDS encoding peptidase domain-containing ABC transporter: MKIAFPHYFQLDAMDCGPTCLRMISHYYGKIYSLQTLRDRSFITREGVSMLGISDAAESIGFRTSGVRISFQQLIEDVPLPCILHWQQRHFVICYKIRKKKKKHFFHIADPATGLVTYHEEELKKCWLSTKVDGDEKGAALALEPSPDFYSQEDEPESKQRKLSFFLQYLTPYKKQLLQLILGMLTVSLLQLIFPFLTQSLVDVGIRDGNLNFITLILVAQLIISISQLSVDFIRSWILLHMNTRINISLISDFLAKLMKLPLRYFDTKMIGDIMQRIGDHNRIETFLTGSSISTLFSFVNFFIFGFILAYYNLIILGIFLLGNSLYVVWILCFMKYRRELDIRRFSQASSEQSSLIQLVTAMQEIKLNNCEKQKRWQWERIQVKLFKISVKGLALGQVQQVGSVFFNQTTNIIISFIAAKSVVEGQMTLGMMMSLTYIIGQLNGPIGAFIGFARQLQDAKISLERLNEIHERKDEEQDIASKQQILPMQKNITITHVSFSYSGSDRDYVLDDVCLSIPEKKVTAIVGASGSGKTTLVKLLLGFYSPQKGEIRLGDTSLETINPHLWRSKSGAVMQDGFIFSDTIANNITVSEEQIDLERLKHAVTVANIRDFIDSLPLGYNTKIGMEGNGVSQGQKQRLLIARAVYKNPDFLFFDEATNALDANNEKEIMEHLNKFYQGKTVVVVAHRLSTVRNADKIVVLDKGKIAEEGTHHELTAQKGKYYQLVKNQLELGS; the protein is encoded by the coding sequence ATGAAAATTGCATTTCCCCATTATTTCCAACTTGATGCGATGGACTGCGGCCCCACCTGCCTACGGATGATTTCCCATTATTACGGAAAAATCTATTCGTTACAAACTTTGCGCGACCGCTCTTTCATTACCCGTGAAGGAGTGTCCATGCTGGGTATTAGCGATGCTGCCGAATCTATAGGTTTCCGCACATCAGGCGTACGTATTTCTTTTCAACAGCTAATTGAGGATGTGCCACTTCCATGTATTCTACATTGGCAACAAAGACATTTCGTAATATGCTATAAGATACGAAAAAAGAAAAAAAAACACTTTTTCCATATTGCTGATCCGGCAACTGGCCTAGTCACCTACCATGAAGAAGAATTAAAAAAATGCTGGTTATCAACAAAGGTTGATGGAGATGAGAAAGGAGCTGCATTGGCTCTGGAACCTTCACCGGATTTTTATAGCCAGGAAGATGAACCGGAAAGCAAACAGAGAAAGCTTTCATTTTTCCTGCAATACCTTACACCCTATAAAAAACAACTGTTGCAATTGATACTTGGCATGCTGACCGTCAGTTTGTTGCAATTGATATTCCCGTTTCTCACACAATCATTGGTAGATGTCGGCATCCGGGATGGGAACCTTAATTTCATCACCTTAATTCTCGTAGCTCAACTGATAATATCCATCTCACAGCTGTCTGTAGACTTTATCCGCAGTTGGATATTGCTGCACATGAACACACGTATAAACATCTCTCTCATATCTGACTTCTTAGCCAAGTTGATGAAGTTGCCTTTACGCTATTTCGATACCAAAATGATAGGTGACATCATGCAACGTATTGGGGACCATAACCGCATAGAAACATTTCTGACCGGATCGTCCATAAGTACCTTGTTCTCATTCGTCAATTTCTTCATTTTCGGCTTTATTCTGGCTTATTACAACCTGATTATCCTAGGTATTTTCCTCCTCGGCAATTCGCTGTATGTAGTATGGATTCTCTGTTTTATGAAGTATCGCCGGGAACTGGATATACGACGTTTCTCACAAGCATCCAGCGAACAAAGCAGCCTGATACAGCTGGTAACAGCCATGCAGGAAATAAAACTGAACAACTGTGAGAAACAGAAGCGGTGGCAATGGGAACGTATTCAAGTAAAATTATTCAAAATCAGTGTCAAGGGACTGGCTTTGGGACAAGTACAACAAGTAGGTTCTGTCTTTTTCAACCAAACAACCAATATCATTATTTCATTTATAGCTGCCAAATCAGTAGTGGAAGGGCAAATGACATTGGGTATGATGATGTCTCTCACCTATATCATTGGCCAGCTTAACGGCCCTATAGGTGCTTTCATCGGATTCGCTCGGCAACTGCAAGATGCTAAAATCAGTTTGGAAAGATTGAACGAGATACATGAAAGGAAAGATGAAGAACAGGATATTGCATCCAAACAACAAATACTTCCGATGCAGAAAAACATCACAATCACTCATGTATCTTTCAGCTATAGCGGTTCCGACCGCGACTATGTACTGGATGATGTCTGCCTCAGCATACCCGAAAAAAAAGTGACTGCCATCGTTGGTGCCAGTGGAAGCGGAAAAACGACACTGGTAAAGTTGTTGTTAGGATTCTATTCCCCGCAAAAAGGAGAAATACGATTAGGAGATACTTCTCTGGAAACTATTAACCCACATTTATGGCGATCGAAAAGTGGAGCCGTAATGCAAGACGGATTCATTTTTTCGGATACGATAGCCAATAACATTACCGTCAGCGAAGAGCAGATTGACCTTGAGAGACTAAAGCATGCAGTAACTGTAGCCAATATCCGCGACTTTATAGATTCTCTGCCTTTAGGATACAACACTAAGATAGGAATGGAGGGAAACGGAGTCAGCCAAGGACAAAAACAGCGGTTACTTATTGCACGCGCCGTATATAAAAATCCTGATTTCCTATTCTTTGATGAAGCAACCAATGCCCTGGATGCCAACAATGAGAAAGAGATAATGGAACATTTAAACAAGTTCTACCAGGGCAAGACTGTTGTTGTAGTTGCTCATCGTCTCAGCACCGTTCGCAATGCCGACAAGATAGTAGTACTGGATAAAGGGAAAATAGCCGAGGAAGGAACTCATCATGAACTCACTGCCCAAAAAGGGAAATATTACCAATTAGTAAAAAATCAACTGGAACTTGGCAGTTAA
- a CDS encoding DUF3244 domain-containing protein, with amino-acid sequence MRTVVLSILILFSLPIYSIVSDEAKDIKIKGEIELAQTKSLSFPLKAYLEENAVFVQFYIAMTDVTITLTSSEGETESRTVSFTEFQTEAFYIDHPSQGMYHITITTPRGTNLYGTFYIK; translated from the coding sequence ATGAGAACAGTAGTTTTATCGATTTTAATATTATTCAGTCTTCCGATTTATAGTATCGTTTCAGATGAAGCAAAAGATATTAAGATAAAAGGTGAAATAGAACTAGCACAAACCAAATCTTTATCATTTCCTCTTAAAGCATATCTAGAAGAGAATGCTGTATTCGTGCAATTCTACATAGCCATGACTGATGTTACAATTACACTTACCAGTTCTGAAGGTGAAACAGAAAGTCGTACGGTTTCTTTTACTGAATTCCAGACAGAAGCATTTTATATAGATCATCCTTCACAAGGCATGTATCACATTACGATTACAACGCCTCGTGGAACAAATCTATATGGAACATTTTATATAAAATAA
- a CDS encoding TIGR04150 pseudo-rSAM protein gives MKKNWLTLNSETFLWLKGEEGLLYNTLNATSFHFVNTGEVKKIGNELLKADNLYSVMVSDNQLQDKKTVAWIDSIITNNMGCLTREVTYEERPISLMPILKVQDNTQRYVWEHNRGIQGTILDNLHEVFFYINGTANGENELYKQIIYPLKINESLDYRDIIDFCYNSKNPYLTRIYLIGSLFTYPSYSILLNELHQLHIQLVITVTDIDYLHYMQAYTDLTMQEDTIVQVMVKNINRMEELLVNHNKINVCYYFLVASEAEYEYVLDTIERDNKKLDYQIIPIVKDNLDFFRNLVYLDKKELTEIPLTKRDIFVRQSINLNDFGRLTVLSDGRVYSNINHPSLGTIKNLPIDLVYKEFTKGQSWFNVRKQKPCSDCIYQWLCPSLSNIELAIGKPNLCLIKE, from the coding sequence ATGAAAAAGAATTGGCTAACACTTAATAGTGAGACTTTCCTATGGCTTAAAGGAGAGGAAGGATTACTGTACAATACATTGAATGCAACGTCTTTCCATTTTGTGAATACAGGGGAAGTGAAAAAAATAGGTAATGAGTTGCTGAAGGCTGACAATTTGTATTCAGTAATGGTATCTGATAATCAGCTTCAAGATAAAAAGACAGTTGCATGGATTGATTCCATTATAACTAATAACATGGGATGCCTTACAAGAGAAGTAACCTATGAGGAACGTCCTATTTCGTTGATGCCTATCTTAAAAGTTCAGGATAATACACAACGTTATGTATGGGAACACAATAGAGGCATTCAGGGTACTATACTTGATAATTTGCATGAAGTTTTCTTCTACATCAATGGGACTGCCAATGGTGAAAACGAGTTATACAAACAGATTATATATCCATTAAAGATAAATGAAAGTTTAGATTATCGTGATATCATAGACTTCTGCTACAATAGCAAGAATCCTTATTTAACGCGCATTTATCTCATTGGTTCTCTATTTACATATCCTTCTTATTCTATATTACTGAATGAGCTACATCAACTGCATATTCAATTAGTGATAACTGTTACTGATATAGATTATTTGCATTACATGCAAGCATATACAGATTTGACAATGCAGGAGGATACCATTGTACAAGTAATGGTTAAGAACATAAACCGTATGGAAGAATTGTTGGTTAATCATAATAAAATAAATGTGTGTTACTACTTCCTTGTTGCATCAGAGGCGGAATATGAATATGTTTTAGATACAATAGAAAGGGATAACAAAAAATTAGATTATCAAATAATTCCCATAGTGAAAGACAATCTTGATTTCTTCAGGAATTTAGTATATCTGGATAAAAAAGAACTTACTGAGATACCCCTTACCAAACGAGATATTTTTGTCAGACAAAGTATAAACCTTAATGATTTCGGAAGATTAACGGTATTATCTGATGGTCGTGTCTATTCAAATATCAATCATCCCTCACTGGGTACAATTAAAAACTTACCAATAGATCTTGTTTATAAAGAGTTTACCAAAGGGCAATCCTGGTTTAATGTACGTAAACAAAAACCTTGTTCCGACTGTATTTATCAATGGCTTTGTCCATCTCTATCCAATATTGAATTGGCGATTGGAAAGCCCAATCTCTGCTTGATAAAAGAGTGA
- a CDS encoding galactosyltransferase-related protein: MEADKEQHLKELPSIEGLVYHFIYDENPTFHRTYYINKMLAQTTTEIAAIWDTDAIAPITQLSKAYKTIIEEQATMAYPYDGCFWSINEFFSSLFCKNLKISLLEKSPMMKFLMCGYYSVGGAFLVNVRLYKECGWENEHFIGWGPEDAERYKRLMILNKKPIKIPGALYHLYHSRGNNSSDGNEQVAYITKKEYCHVCSMQPDELKEYIKTWNWIK; this comes from the coding sequence ATGGAAGCAGATAAAGAACAGCATCTAAAAGAGTTGCCTTCAATTGAAGGATTGGTTTATCACTTCATATACGATGAAAACCCGACATTTCATAGAACATACTATATCAATAAAATGCTGGCACAGACCACCACAGAGATAGCCGCCATTTGGGATACGGATGCCATTGCTCCTATTACTCAACTGAGTAAGGCATACAAGACAATCATTGAAGAACAGGCGACTATGGCATATCCTTATGACGGCTGTTTTTGGAGCATTAACGAATTCTTTTCTTCACTCTTTTGCAAGAACTTAAAAATTAGTCTTTTAGAAAAGTCCCCTATGATGAAGTTCCTGATGTGTGGTTACTATTCTGTAGGAGGAGCTTTTTTGGTTAATGTCAGACTGTATAAAGAATGTGGATGGGAAAATGAACATTTCATAGGATGGGGACCGGAGGATGCGGAACGCTATAAAAGATTGATGATTCTTAACAAGAAGCCGATAAAAATACCGGGGGCTCTATACCACCTATACCATTCACGAGGAAATAATAGCAGTGATGGTAACGAGCAAGTGGCATATATAACTAAAAAAGAATACTGCCACGTATGCAGTATGCAGCCTGATGAGTTGAAAGAGTACATTAAAACATGGAACTGGATAAAATAA
- a CDS encoding glycosyltransferase, protein MNNIKVSILIPAYNVENYIEECLHSLKCQTLKEIEVIIIDDGSTDKTGEIAEMYAHSDQRFRVVHQSNKGLTQSRNVGLSLARGKYIGFVDGDDYVSKDAFEQLFLRADTYSADIVLGSVLYTYEDGTSHRVGDKSAVFQSYPGTMEGKQCFKLLMKTGCYIPMVWSNLYRLEFIRQNQLHFEAAFHEDEFFMPYALFFAKKVIDINIDFYFYRQRQGSIMHSDRNLIRRSESLFFINSRLKEFIKEKVNGKECDETEQAFLLQADSLYERAQNLYENELSTSSKKCLFIISEESVAGKYGVGTYISQLTQCFDLSAWNLNVIILHARSKEVQWKIKDGIAYYEIPMPGKMQYYSSSLDEKQYYRGVFYYLASRLTLPKKIYCHFNFAIHHDLALLFKKKLQAKIVFTLHYTDWSFDLLGDQDWLKQILANPIGNKDNQVKKTFEREKAFMMECCDYVVTIANHSYRMLKELYEIPQDKLVFVPNALKDEYQPRNKEELNSLRKKYGFNDNDKIVLFAGRIDLVKGFAELIKAVKLVQREIPNTKLVIAGSGNYTLAFSTAAPCWSGLVFTGFLPKEQLYDLYAIADIGVVPSKHEEFGYVAVEMMMHRLPVIVNNTTGLKEIVENGELGTVFEYGENWDVKSLKEKIISYLISEKSNSQMTKEARNKVLECYSLDSFCRRIHDIYNHMENPCDTYLNN, encoded by the coding sequence ATGAATAATATTAAAGTCAGCATATTAATCCCGGCTTACAATGTAGAAAACTACATTGAGGAATGCCTTCATTCTCTAAAATGTCAAACATTAAAAGAGATAGAAGTGATTATTATTGATGATGGTTCTACAGACAAGACGGGTGAGATAGCGGAAATGTATGCCCATTCCGATCAGCGTTTCCGTGTTGTTCATCAGTCAAACAAAGGATTAACCCAAAGCCGCAACGTTGGTTTATCTCTGGCACGAGGCAAATACATTGGTTTTGTAGACGGTGACGATTATGTGTCCAAAGACGCCTTCGAACAATTGTTTTTACGTGCCGATACCTATTCGGCTGACATTGTCCTCGGCAGCGTTCTATATACCTATGAAGATGGCACCTCACACCGGGTAGGCGATAAATCCGCAGTTTTTCAATCCTATCCCGGAACGATGGAAGGAAAACAATGTTTCAAGTTATTAATGAAAACAGGATGCTATATACCTATGGTATGGAGTAACTTGTACCGACTGGAATTTATTCGACAGAATCAATTACACTTTGAAGCTGCCTTTCATGAAGATGAATTCTTTATGCCTTATGCACTATTTTTTGCCAAGAAAGTTATTGATATTAATATTGATTTTTATTTCTACCGCCAACGGCAAGGCTCTATTATGCATAGTGACCGCAACCTGATAAGGCGTTCCGAGTCTCTTTTTTTCATAAATTCAAGATTGAAGGAATTTATAAAAGAAAAGGTAAATGGTAAAGAATGTGACGAAACAGAACAAGCGTTTCTATTACAAGCGGATTCCTTATACGAACGTGCCCAAAATCTATACGAAAATGAATTAAGTACCTCTTCAAAGAAATGTTTGTTCATTATTTCAGAAGAGAGTGTAGCAGGAAAGTATGGAGTAGGCACATATATCAGCCAATTGACCCAATGCTTTGATCTTTCAGCATGGAACCTGAATGTAATTATTTTGCATGCTCGTTCCAAAGAAGTACAGTGGAAGATAAAAGACGGAATTGCCTATTACGAAATACCAATGCCGGGCAAAATGCAATATTACAGTTCATCCTTGGATGAAAAACAATATTATAGAGGGGTATTTTACTATTTAGCTTCACGTCTCACATTACCTAAAAAAATCTATTGCCATTTCAACTTTGCTATCCATCATGATTTAGCTTTGCTATTCAAAAAGAAATTGCAGGCCAAAATTGTATTCACTCTTCACTATACTGATTGGAGCTTTGATTTATTGGGAGATCAGGATTGGCTAAAACAAATTTTAGCCAATCCTATAGGAAACAAAGATAATCAGGTAAAGAAAACTTTTGAACGAGAAAAGGCATTTATGATGGAGTGTTGTGACTATGTAGTAACAATAGCTAACCATTCTTATAGAATGCTGAAAGAACTTTATGAAATCCCCCAAGACAAATTAGTCTTTGTTCCAAATGCTCTAAAAGATGAATATCAACCAAGAAATAAAGAAGAACTAAATTCTTTGCGAAAGAAATACGGATTTAATGATAATGACAAAATAGTATTATTTGCGGGTAGAATTGATTTAGTAAAAGGTTTTGCAGAATTGATAAAAGCCGTCAAATTAGTACAGAGAGAGATTCCTAATACAAAATTGGTTATAGCCGGAAGTGGAAATTATACTCTTGCTTTCAGTACTGCCGCTCCATGTTGGTCAGGATTGGTTTTTACCGGATTCCTCCCTAAGGAGCAGCTATATGACTTGTATGCCATAGCAGATATTGGAGTAGTACCTTCTAAACATGAGGAATTTGGATATGTAGCTGTTGAGATGATGATGCACAGGCTTCCGGTTATTGTCAATAATACGACAGGACTGAAAGAAATAGTAGAAAACGGAGAATTGGGTACTGTGTTTGAATATGGGGAGAATTGGGATGTTAAATCATTGAAAGAAAAGATTATCAGCTATTTAATTAGTGAGAAATCGAACAGTCAGATGACAAAGGAAGCTAGAAATAAGGTTTTAGAGTGTTATTCATTGGATTCTTTCTGCAGGAGAATTCATGATATATACAATCACATGGAAAATCCATGTGATACTTATCTTAACAATTAA